From Salvelinus sp. IW2-2015 linkage group LG33, ASM291031v2, whole genome shotgun sequence, one genomic window encodes:
- the LOC111957994 gene encoding large ribosomal subunit protein uL29, with translation MGKIKARDLRGKKKEELLKQLDDLKVELSQLRVAKVTGGAASKLSKICVVRKSIARVLTVINQTQKENLRKFYKGKKYKPLDLRPRKTRAIRRRLNKHEETLRTKKMQRKDRLYSIRKFAVKA, from the exons ATG GGCAAGATCAAGGCTAGAGACCTGCGGGGCAAGAAAAAGGAGGAGCTACTCAAGCAGCTGGATGACCTGAAGGTTGAATTGTCCCAGCTCCGCGTAGCCAAGGTTACTGGTGGAGCTGCCTCCAAGCTCTCCAAGAT TTGTGTCGTCCGCAAATCCATCGCCCGTGTTCTGACTGTCATCAACCAGACTCAGAAGGAGAACCTGAGGAAGTTCTACAAG GGTAAGAAATATAAGCCCTTGGACCTGAGACCCAGGAAGACTCGTGCCATCCGCAGGAGACTCAACAAGCATGAGGAGACTCTCCGAACCAAGAAGATGCAGAGAAAGGATCGCCTGTATTCCATTCGCAAATTTGCTGTCAAGGCTTAA